GAATTGGCAAAATTCCGCTATATTGAACATACTGAAAATGTTCAGCTTGCTCTTGCGGTTTGTGCAGAAACGGGAGTTCCTCGAGAAATTGCTTTACGAGGAATGCAAAAAGCTACTCCCGATCCGGGGGCGCTAAAAAAATACCGCATCCAAGACGCAGGCAAAACGATTATCTTTTATAATGTTTTTGCCGCAAATGATCCCCAATCAACGGTCGGCATCATCAAAATGGTGACTGGCAACTTAAAGGATGTGGAGAAAATCATCATTTTAAATAGCAGGGCAGATAGGATTTTTCGCAGCCAGCAATTGGTTGATGCAGTTAAAGCCCTCGATTTTTCCTATCTTTTGTTAACGGGTGAAATTCCGGACAAGATAGAATCATTTTGCTTACAAGCTGGCATTCCCAAAGAAAAAATTATCCCGCTGGGAGAACCACTGCCGGAAGTTATCTATCAAAAGGTCTTGGAATTGACAAGGCAAGAATCTCATATTTTGGGCATTGGTAATATTGCAGGCAGAATAAAATACGGGGCACAAATAGTTGCCCACTTCAAGCATAAAATGAAAGAGAACAGTCAAAGGAGCCAGATGTGATTGACACAATAGTTCAAGCCGCAGTTGGAATTGGCGTTATTATCTCATTATTGTTCAGTGAATTACTGGGTGCATCTGCAGGAGGAATAGTTGTTCCAGGTTACATAGCTTTGTATTTGGACAAACCATTGCAAATAGCAGGAACTTTAATCATCAGTTTATTAACTTGGGCAATTATCAGGATTATAAGTAATTTTACACTGTTATTCGGAAAAAGACGGATGGTATTAAGTATTCTAATCGGCTTTATTTTGGGTTGGGTTTCAAGAATACTGGTAATTCAGGATATTACAATTCATCAATTACAAATGCAATCTATCGGATATATAATTCCCGGCCTCATAGCCAATTGGTTTGAAAGGCAGGGTTTTTGGAAAACACTATCTTCTATGGGCATAGCTGCTGTGGTAGTGCGTTTGGTTTTGATGGTAATTTTTAACGGAGAATTGTAAAATGATGTATCGTCCTTCATTAAAATCCAATCGCTCTATGATAATTCTTTTATGCTTAGCCATAGTTTTGTTTTATATCGCTCAAACTTGCTATATACAAGTTAAAACCGATAATTATGAAGTAAAGATAGCAGCCGCTCAATTGATGAAAACGGCAATTGACACTTTATCAACAGAATTGCATAAACGCAACATAGAAATAGACCCTATAGATGACCCACTTAAAACTGGTTTAATTGGAACGCGTCTTAGTTCTATAACTACCGATAGGGGTCTGCTATCTGAAAAAAGGGCATCCATAAACCCCAATTTAGCTGCTGTATTTGTAGATGAATTAGCGAAACTGAAACTTGTGCCGGGTGATTATGTTGCAGTGGGAATCACAGGAAGTAATCCATCAGTTAATTTAGCTCTTTATTCTGCAATAAAAGTAATGGGACTGAATCCTAAAATAATTGTTGCTTTATCCTCTGCCTCTTATGGAGCAAATCGTCCAGAATTAACCTGGCTGGATATAGAGAGTATTTTAAAATCCAAAGGCATATTTGATTTTGGTTCCAGTTATGCTTCTTTTGGAGGCAAAGAGGATTTGGGCATTGGTTTATCCGATAATGGCATAAAAGCTCTGCGTGAAGCTATGCAACGCAATAATGTTCCTCTTCTTGTTGGAAAAGACCTTGAGGACAATATTAATATTCGAATGGTCGCTTATGAAGAACTTATCCCTGAAGGCGAAAGATATAAAGTGTTCATAAATATCGGAACCAGCATTGCTAATGTCGGTAGCGAACCCAATGCCAATCTTATTCCGGAAGGAATAAACCGAAACTTGGCAGAGCACA
This sequence is a window from Candidatus Cloacimonas sp.. Protein-coding genes within it:
- the pgsB gene encoding poly-gamma-glutamate synthase PgsB yields the protein MTVLIIVTLILIVHWIIEYQRHKKNVLAIPIRIHVNGTRGKSSVTRLIAAGLREGGKKTVAKTTGTLPRVILPDGREAAIIRLMGANIIEQKYIFRHAVKHKPDAIVIECMAVNPALQWITERKFIRSTIGVITNCREDHLDLMGSTVQSVTMCLSNTIPPHKVCYTAEEEQFPLLKKVADSRHCKMHKIRPVDVTQEELAKFRYIEHTENVQLALAVCAETGVPREIALRGMQKATPDPGALKKYRIQDAGKTIIFYNVFAANDPQSTVGIIKMVTGNLKDVEKIIILNSRADRIFRSQQLVDAVKALDFSYLLLTGEIPDKIESFCLQAGIPKEKIIPLGEPLPEVIYQKVLELTRQESHILGIGNIAGRIKYGAQIVAHFKHKMKENSQRSQM
- the pgsC gene encoding poly-gamma-glutamate biosynthesis protein PgsC — encoded protein: MIDTIVQAAVGIGVIISLLFSELLGASAGGIVVPGYIALYLDKPLQIAGTLIISLLTWAIIRIISNFTLLFGKRRMVLSILIGFILGWVSRILVIQDITIHQLQMQSIGYIIPGLIANWFERQGFWKTLSSMGIAAVVVRLVLMVIFNGEL
- the pgsW gene encoding poly-gamma-glutamate system protein → MMYRPSLKSNRSMIILLCLAIVLFYIAQTCYIQVKTDNYEVKIAAAQLMKTAIDTLSTELHKRNIEIDPIDDPLKTGLIGTRLSSITTDRGLLSEKRASINPNLAAVFVDELAKLKLVPGDYVAVGITGSNPSVNLALYSAIKVMGLNPKIIVALSSASYGANRPELTWLDIESILKSKGIFDFGSSYASFGGKEDLGIGLSDNGIKALREAMQRNNVPLLVGKDLEDNINIRMVAYEELIPEGERYKVFINIGTSIANVGSEPNANLIPEGINRNLAEHSYEKEGVIMKMAKNNIPILHFRRVLRWAKKYNLPTSFDTMPKVGEGKMYGLLIHNQTVNVICLAALIIAILVVIIFDRHDRRFMANIVDPDEEL